A genomic window from Populus nigra chromosome 7, ddPopNigr1.1, whole genome shotgun sequence includes:
- the LOC133698713 gene encoding prefoldin subunit 6 codes for MGRINFEGENKREEAAGAGAGAEEREESKPKEKKRKEKKRMGSSAAIRELQRDLENKANDLSKLQKDIAKNHQVRKKYTIQLGENELVLKELDLLNEGANVYKLIGPVLVKQDLAEANANVSKRIEYISAELKRLDGTLQDLEEKQNSKKDAIFKLQQRIQSFQAGKAKA; via the exons ATGGGCCGTATAAACTTCGAGGgggaaaataaaagagaagaggcAGCAGGAGCAGGAGCGGGAGCGGAAGAAAGAGAGGAGAgcaaaccaaaagaaaagaaaagaaaagaaaagaaaaggatgggaTCGTCAGCGGCCATTAGAGAATTGCAGCGAGATCTTGAAAACAAAGCGAATGATCTTAGCAAACTCCAAAAag ATATTGCGAAGAATCATCAAGTCAGGAAAAAGTACACTATCCAGCTTGGAGAGAACGAGCTTGTCCTCAAG GAGTTGGACTTGTTGAATGAAGGTGCAAATGTTTACAAATTAATTGGTCCCGTACTTGTGAAGCAAGACTTGGCTGAGGCTAATGCTAATGTGAGCAAAAGAATCGAATACATCTCTGCTgaatt GAAGCGACTTGATGGAACTCTTCAAGATTTGGAAGAGAAGCAAAACAGCAAGAAAGACGCG ATCTTCAAGTTACAACAGAGGATCCAATCATTCCAGGCTGGCAAAGCCAAGGCATAG
- the LOC133698830 gene encoding small ribosomal subunit protein uS11z-like, which translates to MSSRRKTREPKEENVTLGPTVREGEHAFGVAHIFASFNDTFIHVTDLSGRETLVRITGGMKVKADRDESSPYAAMLAAQDVSQRCKELGITALHIKLRATGGNKTKTPGPGAQSALRALARSGMRIGRIEDVTPIPTDSTRRKGGRRGRRL; encoded by the exons ATG tcATCAAGGAGAAAGACTAGAGAGCCAAAGGAAGAAAATGTGACCCTTGGACCCACTGTGAGGGAAGGGGAGCATGCTTTTGGAGTTGCTCACATCTTTGCATCATTTAACGATACATTCATT CATGTGACTGATCTCTCTGGAAGAGAAACCCTTGTACGCATAACTG GTGGAATGAAAGTGAAAGCTGACAGAGATGAGTCTTCACCATATGCTGCCATGCTTGCTGCCCAGGATGTGTCACAGAGATGCAag GAACTTGGCATTACTGCCCTTCATATTAAGCTTCGTGCTACTGGTGGGAACAAGACAAAGACACCTGGTCCGGGTGCACAGTCTGCCCTTCGTGCCCTTGCTCGTTCTGGAATGAGAATTGGTCGCATAG AGGATGTGACTCCAATTCCAACGGATAGCACTCGTAGAAAGGGTGGTAGAAGAGGGAGAAGGCTTTAA